From Montipora foliosa isolate CH-2021 chromosome 6, ASM3666993v2, whole genome shotgun sequence, a single genomic window includes:
- the LOC138006662 gene encoding ras-related protein Rab-11A-like, giving the protein MHQQISVEDSYDYLFKIVLIGDSGVGKSNLLSRYTKNEFHLGSKATIGVELAHKNIEVDNKNIRAQIWDTAGQERYRAITSAYYRGALGAILVYDIAKMTSFQNLDKWLTELKQHTDAKVTVFIVGNKCDLKHLRIVETKRGQDFATDHGVLFMETSALDCTNVNKAFEDLLIEIYKGVKEREKQKRNSRTVLPLLPTEPKTHLKMQNGTQNGSVELTVDSAAQNKGKYKKHTLPCCSTQ; this is encoded by the exons ATGCACCAGCAAATAAGCGTGGAAGACTCTTACGATTACTTATTCAAAATCGTCTTAATCGGTGACTCCGGAGTTGGGAAATCCAATTTACTGTCGCGCTACACCAAGAACGAATTCCATCTTGGTTCAAAAGCAACCATCGGCGTGGAACTAGCGCATAAGAACATCGAAGTCGACAACAAGAACATTCGAGCACAAATTTGGGATACTGCAG GTCAAGAACGGTACCGGGCCATCACAAGTGCTTATTACCGCGGTGCACTGGGTGCTATTTTGGTTTACGACATTGCCAAAATGACATCATTTCAAAACCTGGACAAATGGCTGACTGAGCTAAAACAACACACGGATGCTAAGGTAACCGTATTTATTGTAGGCAACAAATGCGATCTCAAACATCTAAGAATAGTTGAAACAAAACGAGGTCAAGACTTCGCCACGGACCACGGAGTGCTATTCATGGAAACATCCGCACTGGACTGTACTAATGTGAACAAAGCGTTTGAAGATCTATTGATAGAAATTTACAAAGGAGttaaagagagagaaaaacagAAGAGAAACAGCAGAACAGTCCTTCCTCTGCTACCGACTGAACCAAAGACGCACTTAAAAATGCAAAATGGAACTCAGAACGGATCTGTTGAGTTAACCGTCGATTCGGCAGCTCAAAACAAGGGAAAATATAAAAAGCATACGCTGCCGTGTTGTTCCACGCAGTGA